One window from the genome of Oligoflexus sp. encodes:
- a CDS encoding AI-2E family transporter: protein MVDQQQYSWPLFRRFLFLCLGAGTVLMLLAYLYRSIMIGLVTSAIISYIAAPGINYLCEILPVTRKTLVGILIFLVVTICTLGAVLGIPYIYQELLNIVQMVPDAMAYAERLAKPLIDWARHSKIVPDETIEAGFRKMNLLQHVMGASDTMQGVFSRTPKVLEWAFNLAMIPLFTYMMLADKDDIRSLVKNWTPKDLHPLMRVFVARIDTVLRAVVKGQFLVAFVLSIFYMAGFSLIDLPSGIAIGAIAGICRVVPYFDVFVGLILSSIVIMTQGSGIAVFIGVLIVIAVVQSLDGMIITPRIIGDRAGLHPIIVIASVFSFGHWFGLLGVLLAVPIVAASVVALQICLPYLQNSPFYRLPPS from the coding sequence ATGGTCGATCAGCAGCAGTACTCCTGGCCCCTGTTTCGACGTTTTCTGTTCCTGTGCCTCGGTGCCGGCACAGTCCTTATGCTTTTGGCCTATCTTTACCGCTCCATCATGATCGGACTCGTGACGAGCGCGATCATCTCCTACATCGCGGCTCCCGGTATCAATTATCTTTGCGAGATCCTCCCCGTCACGCGCAAGACGCTGGTCGGGATTTTGATTTTCCTTGTGGTGACGATCTGTACGCTCGGTGCGGTGCTCGGCATTCCTTACATCTATCAGGAGCTGCTGAATATCGTGCAGATGGTGCCGGATGCGATGGCCTATGCCGAACGCCTGGCCAAACCTTTGATCGACTGGGCCCGGCATTCGAAGATCGTCCCGGATGAAACCATCGAGGCCGGCTTTCGCAAGATGAACCTTCTGCAGCACGTGATGGGCGCGTCGGATACCATGCAGGGCGTCTTCTCCCGCACGCCCAAGGTTTTGGAATGGGCCTTCAACCTGGCTATGATTCCGCTCTTCACCTATATGATGCTGGCCGACAAGGATGATATCAGGAGCCTTGTGAAAAACTGGACGCCGAAGGATCTGCATCCTCTGATGCGGGTGTTCGTGGCCCGGATTGATACCGTGCTGCGCGCGGTGGTGAAGGGTCAGTTCCTGGTCGCGTTTGTTCTGAGCATCTTTTATATGGCTGGCTTCAGTCTGATCGATCTGCCCTCGGGCATCGCCATCGGTGCGATCGCCGGAATCTGCCGCGTGGTTCCCTACTTCGATGTCTTCGTCGGCCTGATTCTGAGTTCCATTGTGATCATGACGCAGGGCAGCGGCATTGCGGTTTTCATCGGCGTTCTGATCGTCATTGCCGTGGTGCAATCACTCGACGGCATGATCATCACCCCGCGCATCATCGGTGATCGCGCGGGACTGCATCCGATTATCGTTATCGCTTCGGTTTTCTCTTTTGGTCACTGGTTCGGCCTTTTGGGTGTCCTCCTCGCGGTCCCGATTGTGGCGGCCTCTGTGGTGGCTTTGCAGATTTGTCTGCCTTACTTACAAAACTCACCATTTTATCGCCTGCCGCCC
- the prmC gene encoding peptide chain release factor N(5)-glutamine methyltransferase, which translates to MSQQIWTIKDVIDWSIPFLKEKGSPSARLDAELLLSDVLACRRLDLYLDHHKPLNNEERSAFRDRIRRRSLGEPVAYILGRKEFYGHEFSVGPATLIPRPETEHLVEILLKSFPDDSQLTGLDVGTGTGCIAISLKKARPQWNLEAWDVSHEALSVAAKNAEKLSAPVTLEQRDALKDASWSACLHGFDFIASNPPYIAASERSELPVSVVRFEPSLALFAEESGLIFYRTFARKAAQSLRKGGKIFLEIGSGQASDVCLLLEESGWQDIAVHQDLAGLDRVITGTAPLT; encoded by the coding sequence ATGAGCCAACAGATCTGGACCATCAAGGATGTGATCGACTGGTCGATTCCCTTTCTCAAGGAAAAGGGTTCACCGAGCGCCCGGCTGGATGCCGAACTTTTGCTCAGTGATGTCCTGGCCTGTCGCCGACTTGATCTTTATCTGGATCATCATAAGCCTTTGAATAACGAGGAACGCAGCGCCTTTCGCGATCGCATCCGGCGGCGTTCCCTGGGTGAGCCGGTGGCCTATATCCTGGGCAGGAAGGAATTTTATGGCCATGAATTTTCCGTCGGCCCGGCGACCCTGATTCCGCGCCCGGAAACCGAGCACCTGGTTGAAATCCTTCTGAAAAGTTTCCCGGACGACAGCCAGCTCACAGGCCTTGATGTGGGAACCGGGACCGGCTGCATTGCGATCAGTCTGAAAAAAGCGCGGCCGCAGTGGAACCTGGAAGCCTGGGACGTCAGTCACGAGGCTTTGAGCGTCGCGGCAAAGAACGCCGAAAAACTTTCTGCGCCGGTGACCTTGGAGCAGCGTGATGCTCTGAAGGATGCAAGCTGGTCGGCCTGCCTTCACGGCTTTGATTTCATAGCCTCCAATCCCCCGTATATCGCGGCGTCTGAACGTTCCGAGCTGCCGGTGTCCGTGGTTCGCTTTGAGCCGAGCCTGGCACTTTTTGCCGAGGAAAGCGGACTGATTTTTTATCGGACCTTCGCGCGGAAGGCTGCCCAGAGTCTTCGCAAAGGCGGCAAAATTTTCCTTGAAATCGGCTCCGGACAGGCTTCTGATGTATGCTTGTTATTAGAGGAATCAGGCTGGCAGGACATTGCCGTTCATCAGGATCTGGCAGGACTGGATCGCGTGATTACTGGAACAGCTCCTCTCACATAA